A window from Streptomyces subrutilus encodes these proteins:
- a CDS encoding DUF6049 family protein, with translation MAEAADIQGARPAPVRRRWLRRAVVLLAGTPVVAALIYSPAPEAEAAPASSVDVQVTSMAPAAPVKGDTLTISGTVVNNGSEAINDAHVGLRVGPVLADRSSIDEAADRGAFRAGTDPGEIDQAYAVKIPSLPSKVGHEFTLTVPVNKLELDKDGVYQLGVSLSGATDSRPSQQVLGIGRTFLPWQPEAAAKRSQLTYAWPLIAQTRVTAETGSDEVQTPVFLDDSLAEELRPGGRLEQMVSLGKDLPITWVIDPDLLTTVDAMTKGYRVRGPDGKLVQGRNKAVAEQWLSSLEAAVQGKKVVALPFADPDLASLAHQGKDVSGTLGQLRPATDKARQAVETVLHVPASTDFSWPVNGAIDPSIVNVATSAGARNVLARSDSLTETGSLGYTPSAARPIGAGTTAVVADAELSTAFEGDMLKAGDSTLAVQQFLAHTLALNLQKTDEQRSFVVTPQRMPSVGQVNTMATALRGLQGGRWTQPGDLESAAAAKPDPGAATLVPGAGQYPEALRKQELPVSAFEKIRTTQNTLDHFKVILTMPDRVEIPFGNSTNREMSTSWRGRPDQAKLYRDQVQDYLIGLTEKVKVIPKSDATLSGHSATIPVSVQNSLVQNVHDLVLRVKSANPTRLMFSGSGESEQEVTVQGGHSQTVKFDASATASGPVEVTAQLFTKDGVPYGKARTFTVEATEITSTVMLVIAGGVLLLVLAGIKMYASRKRVAARAAAEESTQPSDESPDTGPQSADRSGTGETVDR, from the coding sequence GTGGCCGAGGCGGCAGACATCCAGGGGGCGAGGCCCGCCCCCGTCCGGCGCCGATGGCTGCGACGCGCGGTGGTGCTGCTGGCGGGGACGCCCGTGGTCGCCGCGCTGATCTACTCCCCCGCCCCCGAGGCCGAGGCCGCTCCGGCCTCCTCGGTGGACGTCCAGGTGACCTCCATGGCGCCTGCGGCACCGGTCAAGGGGGACACCCTCACGATCTCCGGCACCGTCGTCAACAACGGATCCGAAGCGATCAACGACGCCCACGTGGGGCTGCGGGTCGGGCCCGTCCTGGCCGACCGCTCCTCCATCGACGAGGCCGCCGACCGCGGCGCCTTCCGGGCCGGCACCGATCCGGGCGAGATCGACCAGGCCTACGCCGTGAAGATCCCCTCGCTGCCCTCGAAGGTCGGCCACGAGTTCACCCTCACGGTGCCGGTGAACAAGCTGGAGCTGGACAAGGACGGCGTCTACCAGCTCGGCGTCTCGCTGTCCGGGGCGACCGACAGCCGGCCTTCCCAGCAGGTCCTCGGCATCGGGCGGACCTTCCTGCCCTGGCAGCCGGAGGCCGCCGCCAAGCGGTCCCAGCTGACCTACGCGTGGCCGCTGATCGCCCAGACCCGGGTGACCGCCGAGACCGGCTCGGACGAGGTGCAGACCCCCGTCTTCCTCGACGACTCGCTCGCCGAGGAGCTCCGGCCCGGCGGCCGCCTGGAGCAGATGGTCTCCCTCGGCAAGGACCTGCCGATCACCTGGGTCATCGACCCCGACCTGCTGACCACGGTCGACGCGATGACCAAGGGCTACCGGGTCCGCGGGCCCGACGGCAAGCTCGTACAGGGCCGCAACAAGGCCGTCGCGGAGCAGTGGCTGAGCTCGCTGGAAGCCGCCGTGCAGGGCAAGAAGGTCGTCGCCCTGCCCTTCGCCGACCCCGACCTGGCCTCCCTCGCCCACCAGGGCAAGGACGTGTCGGGCACCCTGGGCCAGCTTCGGCCGGCCACGGACAAGGCGCGGCAGGCCGTGGAGACGGTCCTGCACGTCCCCGCCTCCACCGACTTCTCCTGGCCCGTGAACGGCGCGATCGACCCCTCGATCGTCAACGTCGCCACCTCGGCCGGCGCCCGCAACGTCCTCGCCCGCAGCGACAGCCTCACGGAGACGGGCAGCCTCGGCTACACCCCCTCGGCCGCCCGCCCCATCGGCGCGGGCACCACCGCGGTCGTGGCGGACGCCGAGCTCTCCACCGCCTTCGAGGGCGACATGCTCAAGGCCGGGGACTCCACCCTCGCGGTGCAGCAGTTCCTGGCCCACACCCTCGCCCTGAACCTGCAGAAGACCGACGAGCAGCGCAGCTTCGTGGTCACCCCGCAGCGGATGCCTTCGGTCGGCCAGGTGAACACCATGGCCACCGCCCTGCGCGGACTCCAGGGCGGTCGCTGGACCCAGCCCGGAGACCTCGAATCCGCCGCCGCGGCCAAGCCCGACCCCGGAGCCGCCACCCTGGTGCCGGGCGCGGGCCAGTACCCGGAGGCCCTGCGCAAGCAGGAGCTGCCGGTGTCGGCCTTCGAGAAGATCCGCACCACCCAGAACACGCTCGACCACTTCAAGGTGATCCTCACCATGCCCGACCGCGTGGAGATCCCCTTCGGCAATTCCACCAACCGGGAGATGTCCACCTCCTGGCGCGGCCGGCCCGACCAGGCCAAGCTCTACCGGGACCAGGTGCAGGACTACCTGATCGGCCTCACCGAGAAGGTCAAGGTCATCCCCAAGTCCGACGCCACCCTGTCGGGACACAGCGCCACCATCCCGGTCAGCGTCCAGAACAGCCTGGTCCAGAACGTCCACGACCTGGTCCTGCGGGTGAAGTCCGCCAACCCCACCCGTCTGATGTTCAGCGGCAGCGGCGAGTCCGAGCAGGAGGTCACCGTCCAGGGCGGCCACAGCCAGACCGTCAAGTTCGACGCGAGCGCCACGGCGAGCGGTCCGGTGGAGGTCACCGCCCAGCTCTTCACCAAGGACGGCGTCCCCTACGGCAAGGCGCGCACGTTCACCGTCGAGGCCACCGAGATCACCTCCACCGTGATGCTCGTCATCGCCGGCGGCGTGCTCCTGCTGGTGCTGGCGGGCATCAAGATGTACGCCAGCCGCAAGCGCGTCGCGGCGCGCGCGGCCGCCGAGGAGAGCACGCAGCCGAGTGACGAGTCCCCGGACACCGGACCGCAAAGCGCGGACCGGTCCGGAACGGGTGAGACAGTGGACCGTTGA
- a CDS encoding CCA tRNA nucleotidyltransferase, translated as MPNANEDTPSALSQVQRRAVSELLRIAPVADELGRRFQEAGFRLALVGGSVRDALLERLGNDLDFTTDARPEDVLKIVRPWADSVWDVGIAFGTVGSQKDGFQIEVTTYRSEAYDRTSRKPEVSYGDSIEEDLVRRDFTVNAMALALPEQEFIDPHGGLDDLAAGLLRTPGTPEDSFSDDPLRMLRAARFAAQLDFEVAPEVVAAMKAMSDRIEIVSAERVQGELNKLILSAHPRKGLGLLVDTGLADRVLPELPALRLESDEHHRHKDVYDHSLIVLEQAIALEEDGPDLVLRLAALLHDIGKPRTRRFESDGRVSFHHHEVVGAKMTKKRLTALKYSNDMIKDVSRLVELHLRFHGYGDGEWTDSAVRRYVRDAGPLLERLHKLTRSDCTTRNKRKANALSRTYDGLEERIAQLQEREELDAIRPDLDGNEIMRVLDVGPGPLIGKAYAFLLELRLENGPMGRDAAVAALKEWWAAQG; from the coding sequence GTGCCGAACGCCAACGAAGACACCCCCAGTGCCCTGAGTCAGGTGCAGCGCCGCGCGGTGAGCGAACTGCTGCGGATCGCCCCTGTCGCCGACGAGCTCGGCCGCCGATTCCAGGAGGCGGGCTTCCGCCTCGCCCTGGTCGGCGGGTCCGTCCGCGACGCGCTGCTGGAGCGTCTCGGCAACGACCTCGACTTCACCACCGATGCCCGCCCCGAGGACGTCCTGAAGATCGTCCGGCCGTGGGCCGACTCCGTCTGGGACGTCGGCATCGCCTTCGGCACCGTCGGATCGCAGAAGGACGGCTTCCAGATCGAGGTGACCACCTACCGCTCCGAGGCGTACGACCGGACCTCGCGCAAGCCCGAGGTCTCCTACGGCGACTCCATCGAGGAGGACCTGGTCCGGCGCGACTTCACGGTCAACGCCATGGCCCTGGCCCTGCCGGAGCAGGAGTTCATCGACCCGCACGGCGGTCTCGACGACCTGGCCGCCGGCCTCCTGCGCACCCCGGGCACCCCCGAGGACTCGTTCTCCGACGACCCGCTGCGCATGCTGCGGGCCGCCCGGTTCGCCGCACAGCTCGACTTCGAGGTCGCCCCGGAGGTCGTGGCGGCGATGAAGGCGATGTCCGACCGGATCGAGATCGTCTCCGCGGAGCGGGTGCAGGGAGAGCTGAACAAGCTGATCCTCTCCGCGCACCCGCGCAAGGGCCTGGGCCTGCTCGTGGACACCGGCCTGGCGGACCGGGTGCTGCCCGAGCTGCCCGCACTGCGGCTGGAGAGCGACGAGCACCACCGGCACAAGGACGTCTACGACCACTCGCTGATCGTGCTGGAGCAGGCGATCGCGCTGGAGGAGGACGGCCCCGACCTGGTGCTGCGGCTGGCCGCCCTGCTGCACGACATCGGCAAGCCCCGGACCCGGCGGTTCGAGAGCGACGGCCGGGTCTCCTTCCACCACCACGAGGTGGTGGGCGCGAAGATGACCAAGAAGCGGCTGACCGCGCTGAAGTACTCCAACGACATGATCAAGGACGTCTCCCGTCTCGTGGAGCTGCACCTGCGCTTCCACGGCTACGGGGACGGGGAGTGGACCGACTCCGCCGTGCGCCGTTACGTGCGCGATGCCGGTCCGCTGCTGGAGCGGCTGCACAAGCTCACCCGCTCCGACTGCACCACCCGCAACAAGCGCAAGGCCAATGCCCTCTCCCGGACCTACGACGGACTGGAGGAGCGCATCGCGCAGCTCCAGGAGCGCGAGGAGCTGGACGCGATCCGGCCCGACCTGGACGGCAACGAGATCATGCGGGTGCTGGACGTCGGCCCCGGGCCGCTCATCGGCAAGGCGTACGCCTTCCTGCTGGAGCTGCGGCTGGAGAACGGGCCGATGGGGCGGGACGCGGCCGTCGCCGCGCTCAAGGAGTGGTGGGCAGCCCAGGGCTGA
- a CDS encoding MFS transporter, producing MPVVGDLRVLLRLRDFRNLLAVRLLSQAADGVYQVALATYVVFSPEKQASPGAIASAMAVLLLPYSVVGPFAGVLLDRWRRRQVFLYGNLLRAVLACGTALLIVAHVPDWLFYASALSVTAVNRFVLAGLAASLPHVAGAGQLVTANALSPTAGTLAAVAGGGLAFLVRVLASGSNALVVLVGAGLYLLAGLASLRLAVGLLGPDHPPGRRHPSVAEGLALTVRGMAEGLRHLAARRDAARALTAMTLMRFCYGALFVTLLMLCRYAWSADEADGLALLGVAVGVSGAGFFAAAVITPWAVRRLGTLGSITVCAAGAAVLVPALGLFFAPGPMLVAAFVLGLATQGAKIATDTVVQSRVDDEYRGRVFSVYDVLFNVAFVGAAAVASLMLPADGRSPTLILCVSALYAATAVLLERQGRRFT from the coding sequence ATGCCTGTCGTAGGTGATCTGCGCGTACTCCTGCGCCTGAGGGACTTCCGCAACCTGCTCGCCGTACGGCTGCTCTCACAGGCGGCCGACGGCGTCTACCAGGTCGCTCTCGCCACCTACGTGGTCTTCTCTCCGGAGAAACAGGCCTCGCCGGGTGCCATCGCCTCGGCGATGGCCGTCCTGCTGCTCCCCTACTCGGTCGTCGGCCCCTTCGCCGGAGTGCTCCTCGACCGCTGGCGCCGCCGCCAGGTCTTCCTCTACGGCAACCTGCTGCGGGCCGTCCTCGCCTGCGGCACCGCGCTGCTGATCGTGGCCCACGTGCCCGACTGGCTGTTCTACGCCTCGGCGCTCTCCGTGACGGCCGTCAACCGCTTCGTGCTGGCCGGGCTCGCCGCCTCGCTGCCGCACGTCGCCGGCGCCGGCCAGCTGGTCACCGCGAACGCCCTCTCCCCCACCGCCGGCACCCTCGCGGCCGTCGCGGGCGGGGGGCTGGCCTTCCTGGTCCGGGTGCTGGCCTCCGGGTCCAACGCCCTCGTCGTCCTGGTCGGCGCCGGCCTCTACCTGCTCGCGGGTCTGGCCTCCCTGCGGCTGGCCGTCGGACTCCTCGGACCCGACCATCCGCCCGGCCGGCGCCACCCGTCGGTCGCCGAGGGGCTCGCCCTCACCGTGCGGGGCATGGCCGAGGGGCTGCGGCACCTCGCCGCACGGCGCGACGCGGCCCGGGCGCTGACCGCCATGACCCTGATGCGCTTCTGCTACGGAGCCCTGTTCGTCACGCTGCTCATGCTGTGCCGCTACGCCTGGTCCGCCGACGAGGCCGACGGGCTGGCGCTGCTGGGCGTCGCGGTCGGCGTCTCCGGGGCGGGGTTCTTCGCCGCCGCCGTCATCACGCCCTGGGCGGTGCGCCGCCTGGGCACCCTCGGCTCGATCACCGTCTGCGCCGCCGGGGCCGCGGTCCTGGTTCCCGCGCTCGGCCTGTTCTTCGCTCCCGGGCCGATGCTGGTCGCCGCGTTCGTCCTGGGCCTCGCCACCCAGGGCGCCAAGATCGCCACCGACACGGTCGTGCAGTCCCGGGTGGACGACGAGTACCGGGGGCGGGTCTTCTCGGTCTACGACGTCCTGTTCAACGTGGCGTTCGTCGGGGCGGCGGCCGTGGCCTCGCTGATGCTCCCCGCCGACGGGCGGTCCCCGACCCTGATCCTCTGCGTGTCCGCCCTCTACGCGGCGACCGCGGTCCTGCTGGAGCGGCAGGGGCGACGTTTCACGTGA
- a CDS encoding inositol-3-phosphate synthase produces MGSVRVAIVGVGNCAASLVQGVEYYKDADPAAKVPGLMHVQFGDYHVRDIEFVAAFDVDAKKVGLDLSDAIGASENNTIKICDVPNTGVTVQRGHTLDGLGKYYRMTIEESAETPVDVVQILKDRQVDVLICYLPVGSEAAAKFYAQAAIDAKVAFVNALPVFIAGTKEWADKFTEAGVPIVGDDIKSQVGATITHRVMAKLFEDRGVRLERTMQLNVGGNMDFKNMLERDRLESKKISKTQAVTSQIPDRELGEKNVHIGPSDYVAWLDDRKWAYVRLEGRAFGDVPLNLEYKLEVWDSPNSAGVIIDALRAAKIAKDRGIGGPILSASSYFMKSPPVQYFDDEAYANVEKFIKGEVER; encoded by the coding sequence ATGGGTTCGGTTCGCGTAGCCATCGTCGGCGTAGGCAACTGCGCCGCCTCGCTGGTGCAGGGCGTCGAGTACTACAAGGACGCCGACCCGGCGGCCAAGGTCCCCGGTCTGATGCACGTCCAGTTCGGCGACTACCACGTGCGTGACATCGAGTTCGTCGCCGCGTTCGACGTCGACGCGAAGAAGGTCGGCCTCGACCTCTCGGACGCCATCGGCGCCAGCGAGAACAACACCATCAAGATCTGCGACGTCCCGAACACCGGTGTGACCGTGCAGCGCGGCCACACCCTGGACGGCCTGGGCAAGTACTACCGCATGACGATCGAGGAGTCCGCCGAGACTCCGGTCGACGTGGTCCAGATCCTCAAGGACCGTCAGGTCGACGTCCTGATCTGCTACCTGCCGGTCGGCTCCGAGGCTGCGGCGAAGTTCTACGCCCAGGCCGCCATCGACGCCAAGGTCGCCTTCGTCAACGCCCTCCCGGTCTTCATCGCCGGCACCAAGGAGTGGGCGGACAAGTTCACCGAGGCCGGTGTCCCGATCGTCGGCGACGACATCAAGTCGCAGGTCGGCGCCACCATCACGCACCGCGTGATGGCGAAGCTCTTCGAGGACCGCGGCGTCCGGCTCGAGCGCACCATGCAGCTCAACGTCGGCGGCAACATGGACTTCAAGAACATGCTTGAGCGCGACCGCCTCGAGTCGAAGAAGATCTCCAAGACGCAGGCCGTCACCTCGCAGATCCCCGACCGCGAGCTCGGCGAGAAGAACGTCCACATCGGACCGTCCGACTACGTCGCGTGGCTCGACGACCGCAAGTGGGCCTACGTCCGCCTCGAAGGCCGTGCGTTCGGCGACGTCCCGCTGAACCTGGAGTACAAGCTCGAGGTGTGGGACTCCCCGAACTCCGCCGGTGTCATCATCGACGCCCTGCGCGCCGCGAAGATCGCCAAGGACCGCGGCATCGGCGGCCCGATCCTGTCGGCGTCCAGCTACTTCATGAAGTCCCCGCCGGTGCAGTACTTCGACGACGAGGCCTACGCGAACGTCGAGAAGTTCATCAAGGGCGAGGTCGAGCGCTAG
- a CDS encoding PadR family transcriptional regulator yields the protein MSRRSGILEFAVLGLLRESPMHGYELRKRLNTSLGVFRAFSYGTLYPCLKTLVANGWLIEEPGNAPEDALAASLAGRRAKIVYRLTAAGKEHFEELLSHTGPDTWEDESFAARFAFFGQTEREVRMRVLEGRRSRLEERLEKMRASLARTRERLDDYTLELQRHGMESVEREVRWLNELIESERAGRDQRRPGPSDETAK from the coding sequence ATGAGCAGGCGCTCAGGCATCCTCGAATTCGCCGTCCTCGGCCTGCTTCGCGAATCCCCCATGCACGGCTACGAGCTGCGCAAGCGGCTCAACACCTCACTGGGGGTGTTCCGGGCGTTCAGCTACGGGACGCTCTATCCCTGCCTCAAGACGCTGGTCGCCAACGGCTGGTTGATCGAGGAGCCGGGCAACGCCCCGGAGGACGCTCTCGCCGCTTCGCTCGCGGGGCGCCGCGCCAAGATCGTCTACCGGCTGACGGCCGCGGGCAAGGAGCACTTCGAGGAGCTGCTCTCCCACACCGGCCCCGACACCTGGGAGGACGAGTCCTTCGCCGCCCGCTTCGCCTTCTTCGGCCAGACCGAACGAGAAGTGCGCATGCGGGTGCTGGAGGGCCGCCGCAGCCGGCTGGAGGAGCGCCTGGAGAAGATGCGCGCCTCACTCGCCCGCACACGGGAGCGCCTCGACGACTACACGCTCGAGCTGCAACGGCACGGCATGGAGTCCGTCGAACGCGAAGTGCGCTGGCTGAACGAGCTCATCGAGAGCGAGCGGGCGGGACGGGATCAGAGACGACCCGGTCCGTCCGACGAAACTGCAAAATGA
- a CDS encoding transglycosylase domain-containing protein — MSEHRRKPPQPQGGGRASARRGAQQPPARAAGARRDVPAASHSGPYAEQPAPGGRAEARRAAQRGAAGRGKGAGKAGRGTGRPDKRLINYPRSDRDGWKRFVPSWKFVSGTCVGFFAIIVAGAGIGIAMVNKPDPNKAAQAQNNVFLWADNTQMVATGGSMNRQIVTIGEIPLSMQNAVIAAENQSFETDKGVDPMGIVRAVWNMAKGGSTQGGSTITQQYVKNTYLDSDQTLKRKVTELFISIKLGVSEEKDTVLAGYLNTAYYGRDAYGIQAAARAYFGKDAKELNPSECAFLASMLKGPNLYNPDGGIGTAATPELNEQRARKRWAWVLDREVEVGRMTKEDRAKYKDSDFPARVESEQARGMSGQIGYLVETAKQYVMKTKNISAEQMALGGYRIRTTFQKPRVDALVKAVEDTRDNFLDEKKRPELDTFVQFGAASVDVKTGAIVALYGGPGWDKKYFSNNANTIGVPVGSTWKPYVLAAAMEYGTQNSKGQGISVDSKYMADDLTVIKNRQGKPLLDNAGRPFKQKNESPTAFGFVTLNEAMEKSINVPFAQLVFDVGHTKVREVAKSTGILEDSMDKADNASFALGTSTPSAIRMADSYATFAASGTHREPFSVSEVVKDGEPLTGFEAPADQRAMDSAVADNVTKVLENVVQNGTGTKVKKLGRPAAGKTGTTDQNKSAWFVGYTPELSTSVALFRTDPNSADKKLISMNGVGGTDSIHGGDIPAVIWTEYMREALKGLPEKKFPEPEDIGVVADSAGAPSPSPSPSPSPTPSPTPTPTTPSPTPSPTPTPSNGGKPSCKPWELYCDPNTAGGTGNGGNGNGGNAGNGNGGNGNGGNGNGGLIGGADGGTSSGTSPTPTGKPGRPGGSTAGWPPGRPEE; from the coding sequence ATGAGCGAGCACCGCCGCAAACCGCCGCAGCCCCAGGGTGGTGGACGTGCCTCGGCCCGCCGTGGCGCCCAGCAGCCGCCGGCACGGGCCGCCGGGGCGAGACGTGACGTCCCCGCCGCCTCACACAGCGGTCCCTACGCAGAGCAGCCCGCCCCGGGCGGCCGTGCGGAGGCCCGCAGGGCTGCCCAGAGAGGCGCCGCGGGGCGTGGGAAGGGCGCCGGGAAGGCCGGCCGCGGCACGGGCCGGCCGGACAAGCGGCTCATCAACTACCCGCGGTCCGACCGGGACGGCTGGAAGCGCTTCGTGCCGTCCTGGAAGTTCGTCAGCGGCACCTGTGTGGGGTTCTTCGCGATCATCGTGGCCGGCGCCGGCATCGGCATCGCGATGGTGAACAAGCCCGACCCCAACAAGGCGGCCCAGGCGCAGAACAACGTCTTCCTCTGGGCGGACAACACCCAGATGGTCGCGACCGGCGGTTCGATGAACCGGCAGATCGTCACCATCGGCGAGATCCCCCTGTCGATGCAGAACGCCGTGATCGCGGCGGAGAACCAGTCCTTCGAAACGGACAAGGGCGTCGACCCGATGGGCATCGTCCGCGCCGTGTGGAACATGGCCAAGGGCGGCTCCACCCAGGGCGGCTCGACGATCACGCAGCAGTACGTGAAGAACACCTACCTCGACTCCGACCAGACGCTCAAGCGGAAGGTCACCGAGCTCTTCATCTCGATCAAGCTCGGTGTCTCGGAGGAGAAGGACACGGTCCTCGCGGGCTACCTGAACACGGCGTACTACGGCCGCGACGCTTACGGCATCCAGGCCGCGGCCCGCGCCTACTTCGGCAAGGACGCCAAGGAGCTCAACCCCTCCGAATGCGCGTTCCTGGCCTCCATGCTCAAGGGCCCGAACCTGTACAACCCGGACGGCGGCATCGGCACCGCGGCCACCCCCGAGCTGAACGAGCAGCGGGCCCGCAAGCGCTGGGCCTGGGTCCTGGACCGCGAGGTCGAGGTCGGCCGGATGACGAAGGAGGACCGGGCCAAGTACAAGGACTCCGACTTCCCCGCCCGCGTCGAGTCCGAACAGGCCCGGGGCATGTCCGGTCAGATCGGGTACCTGGTCGAGACGGCCAAGCAGTACGTGATGAAGACCAAGAACATCAGCGCCGAGCAGATGGCCCTGGGCGGCTACCGGATCAGGACCACCTTCCAGAAGCCGAGGGTGGACGCGCTGGTCAAAGCGGTGGAGGACACCCGCGACAACTTCCTCGACGAGAAGAAGCGCCCCGAACTGGACACCTTCGTCCAGTTCGGCGCCGCGTCCGTCGACGTGAAGACCGGCGCGATCGTGGCCCTGTACGGCGGTCCGGGCTGGGACAAGAAGTACTTCAGCAACAACGCCAACACCATCGGTGTCCCGGTCGGCTCGACCTGGAAGCCGTACGTCCTGGCGGCGGCGATGGAGTACGGCACCCAGAACTCCAAGGGCCAGGGCATCTCGGTCGACAGCAAGTACATGGCCGACGACCTGACCGTGATCAAGAACCGCCAGGGCAAGCCGCTGCTCGACAACGCGGGCAGGCCCTTCAAGCAGAAGAACGAGAGCCCGACGGCCTTCGGCTTCGTCACGCTCAACGAGGCGATGGAGAAGTCCATCAACGTCCCCTTCGCCCAGCTGGTCTTCGACGTCGGCCACACCAAGGTGCGCGAGGTGGCCAAGTCGACGGGCATCCTCGAAGACTCGATGGACAAGGCCGACAACGCCTCCTTCGCGCTCGGCACCTCGACCCCGAGCGCCATCCGCATGGCCGACTCCTACGCGACCTTCGCCGCCTCCGGCACGCACCGCGAGCCGTTCTCCGTGAGCGAGGTCGTGAAGGACGGGGAGCCGCTGACCGGCTTCGAGGCGCCCGCGGACCAGCGGGCCATGGACAGCGCCGTCGCCGACAACGTCACCAAGGTCCTGGAGAACGTGGTCCAGAACGGCACCGGCACCAAGGTCAAGAAGCTGGGTCGGCCCGCCGCCGGCAAGACCGGCACCACCGACCAGAACAAGTCGGCCTGGTTCGTCGGCTACACCCCGGAGCTGTCCACCTCCGTGGCCCTGTTCCGCACCGACCCGAACTCGGCGGACAAGAAGCTGATCTCCATGAACGGCGTGGGCGGCACGGACTCCATCCACGGTGGTGACATCCCCGCCGTGATCTGGACCGAGTACATGCGCGAGGCGCTCAAGGGCCTGCCGGAGAAGAAGTTCCCCGAGCCCGAGGACATCGGCGTCGTCGCGGACTCCGCGGGCGCTCCGTCCCCCTCGCCCTCGCCTTCGCCCTCCCCCACCCCGAGCCCGACTCCCACCCCGACGACGCCCTCCCCCACCCCGAGCCCCACCCCCACCCCGTCCAACGGCGGCAAGCCCTCCTGCAAGCCGTGGGAGCTGTACTGCGACCCGAACACGGCCGGCGGCACGGGCAACGGCGGCAACGGCAACGGAGGCAACGCCGGGAACGGGAACGGCGGCAACGGCAACGGGGGCAACGGGAACGGCGGGCTCATCGGCGGCGCCGACGGCGGCACCAGCTCGGGCACGTCACCGACGCCCACCGGCAAACCCGGCCGCCCCGGAGGCTCCACCGCGGGATGGCCCCCGGGCCGCCCCGAGGAGTGA
- a CDS encoding glycosyltransferase family 87 protein — MTKVQEDLPVLPTQQDEVAAAGSEFLGGPLGRHARLGGQWLGPVRVVVLVAIGMFALGMVQKLPCYDWAWFRGAGSQYTHACYSDIPHLYAVRGFADNLTPYFDRLPGDMEYLEYPVLTGLFMEIASWLTPGSGTMQHREQMYWMVNAGMLMACTAVIAVCVARTHRRRPWDALLFALAPAFALTATINWDLLAIALTAAGMLMWSRGRAVLFGVFIGLATAAKLYPALLLGALFVLCWRAGKWREFGYAALGAAGAWLLVNLPVMLFAWDGWTKFYTFSQERPIDFGSVWLLISQRSGNPLDGANTYATGLTLLLCGAIGLLALTAPRRPRFAQLAFLVVAVFILTNKVYSPQYVLWLIPLAALARPRWRDFLIWQAGEVVYFFGIWFYLAYTSSGEKHQGLPVEGYQLAIAAHLLATLYLCAVVVRDILLPERDVVRLDGSDDPSGGVLDGAEDVFVLSDAARAPRYAAPSEGQRVDWGAGPGD, encoded by the coding sequence ATGACGAAGGTGCAAGAGGACCTCCCCGTGCTGCCCACCCAGCAGGACGAGGTCGCCGCTGCCGGCAGCGAGTTCCTGGGCGGGCCGCTGGGCCGCCATGCCCGGCTCGGGGGCCAGTGGCTGGGACCGGTCCGCGTCGTGGTCCTCGTCGCGATCGGCATGTTCGCCCTGGGCATGGTGCAGAAGCTGCCCTGCTACGACTGGGCGTGGTTCCGGGGGGCGGGCTCGCAGTACACCCACGCCTGCTACTCCGACATCCCGCACCTCTACGCGGTCCGCGGGTTCGCCGACAACCTGACCCCCTACTTCGACCGGCTCCCCGGCGACATGGAGTACCTGGAGTACCCCGTGCTCACCGGGCTCTTCATGGAGATCGCCTCCTGGCTGACCCCGGGCAGCGGCACCATGCAGCACCGCGAGCAGATGTACTGGATGGTCAACGCGGGCATGCTGATGGCCTGCACCGCCGTCATCGCCGTGTGCGTGGCCCGCACCCACCGGCGCCGGCCCTGGGACGCCCTGCTGTTCGCCCTCGCACCGGCCTTCGCGCTCACCGCGACGATCAACTGGGACCTGCTGGCCATCGCCCTGACCGCGGCCGGGATGCTCATGTGGTCCCGCGGCCGGGCGGTGCTCTTCGGCGTCTTCATCGGTCTGGCCACCGCCGCCAAGCTCTACCCCGCGCTCTTGCTCGGGGCACTGTTCGTGCTGTGCTGGCGGGCCGGAAAATGGCGTGAATTCGGCTACGCCGCCCTCGGTGCGGCAGGGGCCTGGCTCCTCGTCAACCTGCCCGTCATGCTCTTCGCCTGGGACGGCTGGACGAAGTTCTACACCTTCAGCCAGGAGCGGCCCATCGACTTCGGCTCCGTGTGGCTGCTGATCTCCCAGCGCTCGGGCAACCCCCTCGACGGGGCGAACACCTACGCGACCGGGCTGACGCTGCTGCTGTGCGGGGCGATCGGGCTGCTGGCGCTGACCGCGCCCCGCCGCCCGCGCTTCGCCCAGCTCGCGTTCCTGGTCGTCGCCGTGTTCATCCTGACCAACAAGGTCTACTCGCCGCAGTACGTGCTGTGGCTGATCCCGCTCGCCGCGCTGGCCCGGCCGCGCTGGCGCGACTTCCTGATCTGGCAGGCCGGCGAGGTCGTCTACTTCTTCGGGATCTGGTTCTACCTCGCCTACACGAGCAGCGGCGAGAAGCACCAGGGCCTGCCCGTGGAGGGCTACCAGCTGGCGATCGCGGCGCACCTGCTGGCCACGCTCTACCTGTGCGCGGTCGTCGTGCGCGACATCCTGCTGCCCGAGCGGGACGTCGTACGCCTGGACGGCTCGGACGATCCCTCCGGCGGGGTCCTGGACGGGGCCGAGGACGTGTTCGTCCTCTCGGACGCGGCGAGGGCGCCGCGGTACGCGGCGCCCTCGGAGGGACAGCGGGTCGACTGGGGCGCGGGCCCCGGGGACTGA